In Podospora pseudoanserina strain CBS 124.78 chromosome 5, whole genome shotgun sequence, a single window of DNA contains:
- the gap1 gene encoding RasGAP protein (COG:T; EggNog:ENOG503NU3K) produces the protein MSVMLQTPSRASTASSSSFQPISRQNTMSSYDGSRSARQSKRYSMSALYMSMSANESDLVIEDDLAKAQKTLRDLKAKISSQSKKNFVLEKDVRYLDSRIALLIQNRMALEEQNEVASHLEDAAEMQEGVFPNDDKTQRYGNLLFLLQSEPRHIAHLCRLVSMSEIDSLLQTVMFTIYGNQYESREEHLLLTMFQSVLTYQFDNTPEYSSLLRANTPVSRMMTTYTRRGPGQSFLKAVLADRINGLIELKDLDLEINPLKVYERMIEQIEEDTGSLPASLPKGITAEQAAENPQVQAIIEPRLTMLTEIANGFLTTIIDGLEEAPYGIRWICKQIRSLTKRKYPDANDQVICTLIGGFFFLRFINPAIVTPKSYMLIDGTPADRPRRTLTYIAKMLQNLANKPSYAKEPYMAKLQPFVLQNKDRINKFMLDLCEVQDFYESLEMDNYVALSKKDLELSITLNEIYAMHSLIDKHKGEICKDANSHLSIIVNELGPAPPQVPRKENRVINLPLFSRWETAIDDLTAALDITQEEVFFMEAKSIFVQILRTIPAGSSVAKRPLRLERIADAAATSKNDAVMVRKGIRAMELLSQLQELKVVDKSDGFMLLRDEVEQELQHLGSLKEGVDLETKKLEEVYKTIRDHNSYLVGQLETYKNYLHNVRSQSEGTRRKQQKQQVLGPYKFTHQQLEKEGVIQKSNVPDNRRANIYFNFTSPLPGTFVISLHYKGRNRGLLELDLKLDDLLEMQKDNQDDLDLEYVQFNVPKVLALLNKRFARKKGW, from the exons ATGTCTGTCATGTTACAGACACCTTCCAGAgcttccaccgcctcctcctcctccttccagccCATATCCCGCCAGAACACAATGTCCTCCTACGACGGCTCGCGGTCCGCCCGCCAGTCCAAGCGGTACTCCATGTCCGCCCTGTACATGTCCATGTCAGCAAACGAGTCGGACCTCGTGATTGAAGATGACCTTGCCAAAG CGCAAAAGACATTGCGAGACCTGAAGGCCAAGATCTCGTCGCAGTCAAAGAAGAACTTTGTGCTCGAAAAAGATGTTCGGTACCTCGACTCGCGCATCGCCCTGCTGATTCAGAATCGcatggcgttggaggag CAAAACGAAGTCGCTAGCCACCTCGAAGATGCCGCCGAAATGCAGGAGGGAGTCTTccccaacgacgacaagACCCAGAGATACGGAAACCTGCTGTTCCTCCTGCAGTCCGAACCCAGACACATTGCGCACCTCTGTCGACTCGTCTCCATGTCCGAGATCGACTCTCTGCTGCAGACAGTCATGTTCACCATCTACGGAAACCAGTACGAAAGTCGCGAAGAGCACCTGCTGCTAACCATGTTTCAG TCTGTCCTCACGTATCAGTTCGACAACACGCCCGAGTACTCGTCGCTCTTGCGCGCCAACACCCCTGTTTCACGAATGATGACGACTTACACCAGAAGAGGTCCCGGCCAGAGCTTTCTCAAGGCAGTGCTTGCTGACAGGATCAATGGCCTGATTGAGTTGAAGGACTTGGATTTGGAAATTAACCCGCTCAAGGTTTACGAACGCATGATTGAACAGATTGAAGAAGACACGGGCAGTCTTCCGGCTTCGCTGCCAAAGGGCATCACGGCCGAACAGGCCGCCGAGAACCCTCAGGTTCAAGCCATCATCGAGCCGCGCCTGACCATGCTGACCGAGATCGCCAACGGATTCTtgaccaccatcatcgacgGCCTCGAGGAAGCGCCCTACGGAATCCGCTGGATCTGCAAGCAGATTCGCAGCTTGACCAAGAGAAAATACCCAGACGCCAACGACCAGGTCATTTGCACCTTGATTggtggcttcttctttttgcgcttcatcaaccccgccatcgtcaCGCCCAAGTCGTACATGCTGATCGACGGCACCCCGGCCGACCGCCCCAGGAGGACGCTCACCTACATCGCCAAGATGCTGCAAAACCTGGCCAACAAGCCATCGTACGCAAAAGAACCCTACATGGCCAAGTTGCAGCCGTTTGTTCTGCAAAACAAGGACCGGATCAACAAGTTTATGCTGGACCTGTGCGAAGTGCAAGATTTCTACGAGAGCCTCGAGATGGATAATTATGTCGCCTTGTCCAAGAAAGACCTGGAGCTGTCGATTACCCTGAACGAGATCTACGCCATGCACTCGCTGATTGACAAGCACAAGGGGGAGATTTGCAAGGACGCGAATTCTCACTTGTCCATCATCGTGAATGAGCTGGGCCCCGCGCCGCCGCAGgtgccgaggaaggagaacAGGGTGATCAACCTGCCGCTGTTCAGCAGGTGGGAGACGGCGATTGATGATCTGACGGCCGCGTTGGACATCACTCAAGAGGAGGTGTTTTTCATGGAGGCCAAGTCGATCTTTGTGCAGATTTTGAGGACGATCCCGGCCGGATCCTCGGTGGCTAAGAGGCCGTTGAGGCTGGAGAGGATTGCGGATgcggcagcaacaagcaagaaCGATGCGGTCATGGTGCGTAAGGGCATCAGGGCAATGGAGCTGTTGAGTCAGCTGCAGGAGCtgaaggtggtggacaagAGCGACGGGTTCATGCTGTTGCGCGATGAAGTCGAACAGGAGCTGCAGCATCTGGGGAGCCTgaaggagggtgttgatctCGAaaccaagaagctggaggaggtgtacAAGACGATTAGGGATCACAACTCGTACCTCGTCGGCCAGCTCGAAACATACAAGAACTACCTGCACAACGTCAGGAGTCAGAGCGAAGGCACGCGACGAAaacagcagaagcagcaggttCTCGGACCCTACAAGTTCACACACCAACAGCTCGAAAAGGAGGGTGTCATCCAGAAGAGCAACGTTCCGGACAATAGGAGGGCGAACATCTACTTTAACTTTACGAGCCCGCTGCCAGGAACCTTTGTCATCTCGCTTCACTACAAGGGGCGGAATAGAGGTCTGCTGGAGCTTGATTTGAAGCTGGATGACTTGCTGGAGATGCAAAAGGATAACCAGGACGATTTGGATCTCGAGTATGTCCAGTTTAATGTGCCAAAGGTGCTGGCCTTGTTGAACAAGAGGTttgcgaggaagaaggggtggtAG